A single genomic interval of Flavobacteriales bacterium harbors:
- a CDS encoding amino acid adenylation domain-containing protein — protein sequence MSTDRSRTLIDRIVNTHADHPERVALVSDELTFTAGEIGARASRIAGRVTGLGAGRGTTIGLCLDRSPELIVSVLGIVQAGAAYVPIDPTYPAERIAGMLEDAKPPVVITSKAHQHLFKGTSTKVILIEDVDLENGPLFEGPCPVTPDDLLYVLFTSGSTGRPKGVAMHHAPLTNLIEWQLRTSNCKAGDRTLQFAPISFDVSFQEIFTTFAQGGTLVLITDEDRLNSSQLLRKIIAQKINRIIVPFVALQYLAEAVERTGEVPSTLKEVFTSGEQLKITPAIANLFKQLPGCRFCNQYGPTEGHVVSELELKGDPSTWPALPNIGTAIDNVKLYVLDEQMKPVAKGEEGELYLGGACVAKGYIGRDDLTAERFLADPFIPGGRLYKTGDRAAELPNGEIDYKGRIDGQVKVRGYRIELGEVEVAMEKHPAVEQAVATVREDRPGLKRLIGYYVANNELSTNELRKHLASLLPDYMQPSAFVAVKELPRTPSGKIDRKALPAPDVKRPDLDVAFAAPTSAVQKTLANVWADLLGIDRVGIDDNFFDLGGNSLLSIQCVAQLESHGLKLPIVKLYQHPTVRACAAFLEGDASAVSPTDMAKARVGARHVSPEKRDVAIIGMSGRFPGAENVEQLWKNLLAKKNSISTWTVDELDPSIPAELRNDPDYVKARGVIADADKFDHAFFGVNPKVAALMDPQQRVFLETAWAALEDAAYDPAQFAGLIGVYAGMGNNTYFTRNVIGHPELIEQVGDFAVMTANEKDYIATRLAFEFDLRGPALSIHTACSTSLVAIAQAFNALRDGECDMALAGGIAITAPINSGIVYNEGGMYSPDGSTRTFDANGKGTSFSDGCGIIVLKRLDDAVRDKDHIYAVIKGAALNNDGSDKASFTAPSVRGQAEVIAMAQADAGVTPGEVTYVETHGTATPLGDPIEVEALTLAFGGKTNGHHCVIGSIKSNIGHLTPAAGAAGVIKTALALQQEVIPANVGFETPNPAIDFANSPFRVLTESEAWPRVPDKPRIAGVSSFGVGGTNAHVILAEPPVAVASSASRSKQLLLLSAKSKTSLDAMTENLRVWLEAHPEANLADAAYTLQVGRRHFKHRRLIVGGSHGEVIEAIANKDTNLIGTRELHEAAPGVVFMFPGQGSQYVNMGRDLCDSEPVFKQHFDRCCDLFTKEFGTDLKAIIFPKAGEEEKAAEQLKQTIYTQASLFTMHYSLAKLWMHWGITPDAMMGHSIGEFAAACLAGVFSLEDAVKLVANRGRMMQELPGGSMLSVRAAEEDVVKKLPAGCSIAANNGPQLCVASGPHEAIAKLQAELEKDGITCKLLVTSHAFHSPMMDAIVEPYRKVVEGVKLSAPRIPIVSTVTAEWMKDDEATSPKYWSDHLRATVRFAQAVKFAWSDADRVMLEVGPRTTATTLARQQSTDNKKQAAVPSLGDSAGNGNELTQLLKAVGGLWQSGVLIDWRKFYETETRHRISMPTYAFERIRHWVDPVTMVADGGRAIASTTIEAPVPNSGDANLSPKEALIAQIKHLLEESSGLELAEVSNEETFLEMGLDSLFLTQVATSLSKKFGVKISFRQLNEEVPNLDKLADYILPHWTNTGAGAGAGAKSAGVAPAPAPATSAFEDAPELKKVFGAQARISKEKVDDMTPQQRAWFDAFVKRYVAKTAKSKAFTQENRKPMADPRVVTGFKPQTKELIYQVVVDKSVGCHLWDIDGNEYVDILSGFGSSMFGYMPDFIKKACHEQLEQGIEIGPMHPLAAEVSKLLCELTGADRAAVCNTGSEAVLGAMRMARTVTGRSLIISFSGSYHGINDEVIIRGSKSKKSYPGAPGIMPEAVQNMLVLDYGTPESLEIIKQRCHEAAAVLVEPVQSRRMEFRPVDFLREVRRITQENGTALIFDEVITGFRTHPNGTQALFGIQADIGTYGKVIGGGMPVGAMIGKSEWMDALDGGHWQYGDDSVPPAGVTYFAGTFVRHPLTLAAMKAALVYMKNEGPALQERLNTITEDMVARVNGLFDQYQLPYRWVNFGSAFKTKYDESVNYTELFFMLMRYHGVHVLDFPHFITTAHTTADIEFIINAVEKTCKELRESGFMPERTYPIPTVNSVLGGLIRPAHERLQVAGKPPLPGARLGRTPKGDAAWFVPDPERHGKYLMIEED from the coding sequence ATGTCCACCGACCGCTCACGCACCCTCATCGACCGCATTGTCAACACCCACGCCGACCATCCTGAACGCGTTGCGCTCGTCTCCGACGAACTGACCTTCACCGCCGGTGAGATCGGTGCCCGTGCGTCGCGCATCGCCGGGCGTGTCACGGGCCTTGGTGCCGGCCGTGGCACCACCATCGGCCTCTGCCTCGATCGCTCCCCCGAGCTCATCGTATCCGTCCTCGGCATCGTGCAGGCCGGCGCCGCCTACGTGCCCATCGATCCCACCTACCCGGCTGAGCGCATCGCTGGCATGCTGGAGGACGCCAAGCCGCCGGTGGTGATCACCAGCAAGGCGCACCAGCACCTCTTCAAGGGCACCTCGACCAAGGTCATCCTCATCGAGGACGTCGATCTGGAGAACGGCCCCCTGTTCGAAGGCCCATGTCCCGTCACGCCGGACGACCTCCTTTATGTGCTCTTCACCAGCGGCAGTACCGGCCGCCCCAAGGGCGTGGCGATGCACCATGCGCCGCTCACCAACCTGATCGAGTGGCAGCTGCGCACCAGCAACTGCAAGGCCGGTGATCGGACCTTGCAGTTCGCGCCGATCAGCTTCGACGTGAGCTTCCAGGAGATCTTCACCACGTTCGCCCAGGGCGGCACGCTGGTGCTGATCACCGATGAGGACCGCCTGAACAGCTCGCAGCTCCTGCGGAAGATCATCGCCCAGAAGATCAATCGCATCATCGTGCCCTTCGTGGCGTTGCAATACCTGGCCGAGGCCGTGGAGCGCACCGGCGAAGTGCCGTCCACGCTGAAAGAGGTCTTCACCAGCGGCGAGCAACTGAAGATCACGCCCGCCATCGCGAACCTGTTCAAGCAACTGCCCGGCTGCCGTTTCTGCAACCAGTACGGCCCCACCGAAGGCCACGTGGTGAGCGAGCTCGAACTGAAGGGCGATCCTTCCACCTGGCCTGCCCTGCCCAACATCGGCACCGCCATCGACAACGTGAAGCTCTACGTGCTCGACGAGCAGATGAAGCCCGTCGCGAAGGGCGAGGAAGGTGAATTGTACCTCGGCGGCGCCTGTGTGGCCAAGGGCTACATCGGCCGCGATGACCTCACGGCGGAGCGCTTCCTTGCGGATCCCTTCATCCCCGGTGGTCGTCTGTACAAGACCGGCGACCGTGCGGCGGAACTGCCCAACGGCGAGATCGACTACAAGGGCCGCATCGACGGCCAGGTGAAGGTCCGCGGCTACCGCATCGAGCTCGGCGAGGTGGAGGTGGCCATGGAAAAGCACCCTGCGGTGGAACAGGCCGTGGCCACCGTCCGCGAGGACCGTCCGGGCCTCAAGCGCCTCATCGGCTACTATGTCGCGAACAACGAACTGAGCACGAACGAGCTGCGAAAGCACCTCGCCTCCCTCCTCCCCGACTACATGCAGCCCTCCGCCTTCGTGGCCGTGAAGGAGCTACCGCGCACGCCCAGCGGCAAGATCGACCGCAAGGCCCTACCAGCACCTGATGTGAAACGCCCCGACCTCGACGTGGCCTTCGCCGCCCCGACGAGCGCTGTGCAGAAGACGCTGGCGAACGTATGGGCCGACCTGCTCGGCATCGACCGCGTGGGCATCGACGACAACTTCTTCGACCTCGGCGGCAACTCGCTGCTGAGCATCCAATGTGTGGCGCAGCTGGAAAGCCATGGCCTGAAGCTGCCGATCGTGAAGCTCTACCAGCACCCGACGGTCCGCGCATGTGCAGCATTCCTTGAGGGTGATGCGAGCGCTGTTTCACCCACCGACATGGCCAAAGCCCGCGTAGGGGCGAGACATGTCTCGCCCGAAAAGCGGGACGTGGCCATCATCGGCATGAGCGGCCGCTTCCCGGGTGCGGAGAACGTGGAGCAGCTCTGGAAGAACCTGCTCGCGAAGAAGAACAGCATCAGCACGTGGACGGTGGATGAGCTCGACCCGAGCATCCCCGCCGAGCTGCGCAACGACCCCGACTACGTGAAGGCCCGCGGCGTGATCGCCGATGCCGACAAGTTCGACCACGCCTTCTTCGGCGTGAACCCCAAGGTGGCCGCGCTGATGGACCCGCAGCAACGCGTGTTCCTGGAGACCGCCTGGGCCGCGCTGGAGGATGCCGCCTACGATCCCGCACAGTTTGCCGGGCTCATCGGTGTGTACGCCGGCATGGGCAACAACACCTACTTCACCCGCAACGTCATCGGCCACCCCGAGCTCATCGAGCAGGTCGGCGACTTCGCGGTGATGACGGCCAACGAGAAGGACTACATCGCCACGCGCCTCGCGTTCGAGTTCGACCTGCGGGGTCCGGCATTGAGCATCCACACGGCGTGCAGCACCTCGCTGGTGGCGATCGCCCAGGCCTTCAATGCGCTGCGCGATGGCGAATGCGACATGGCGCTGGCCGGAGGCATCGCGATCACCGCGCCGATCAACAGCGGCATCGTGTACAACGAGGGCGGCATGTACAGCCCTGACGGCAGTACCCGCACCTTCGATGCGAACGGCAAGGGCACCTCGTTCAGCGACGGGTGCGGCATCATCGTGCTGAAGCGCTTGGATGACGCGGTGCGCGACAAGGACCACATCTACGCGGTGATCAAGGGCGCCGCGCTGAACAACGACGGCAGCGACAAGGCCAGCTTCACCGCACCGAGCGTGCGCGGCCAGGCCGAAGTGATCGCCATGGCGCAGGCCGATGCGGGCGTGACGCCGGGCGAGGTCACCTACGTGGAGACCCATGGAACGGCGACCCCCCTCGGCGATCCGATCGAGGTGGAGGCGTTGACGCTGGCGTTCGGCGGCAAGACCAACGGCCACCACTGCGTGATCGGCTCGATCAAGAGCAACATCGGTCACCTGACTCCGGCCGCCGGTGCTGCAGGCGTGATCAAGACCGCCCTCGCACTTCAACAGGAAGTGATCCCGGCGAACGTGGGCTTCGAGACACCGAACCCCGCGATCGACTTCGCTAATTCCCCGTTCAGGGTATTGACGGAAAGCGAAGCCTGGCCGCGTGTGCCGGACAAGCCGCGCATCGCCGGCGTCAGCAGTTTCGGCGTGGGCGGCACCAACGCGCACGTGATCCTCGCGGAGCCGCCGGTGGCCGTGGCCTCCAGCGCATCGCGCAGCAAGCAGCTCCTCCTGCTCAGCGCGAAGAGCAAGACCAGTCTCGATGCCATGACGGAGAATCTCCGCGTGTGGCTCGAAGCGCATCCCGAAGCCAACCTTGCCGACGCCGCCTACACCCTGCAGGTGGGCCGCCGCCACTTCAAGCATCGTCGCCTGATCGTAGGCGGTTCGCACGGCGAAGTGATCGAGGCCATCGCCAACAAGGACACCAACCTGATCGGCACGCGCGAGCTGCACGAGGCCGCGCCCGGCGTGGTGTTCATGTTCCCCGGCCAGGGATCGCAGTACGTGAACATGGGCCGCGACCTTTGCGACAGCGAGCCCGTCTTCAAGCAGCACTTCGACCGTTGCTGCGATCTCTTCACGAAGGAGTTCGGCACCGATCTCAAGGCCATCATCTTCCCGAAGGCCGGTGAAGAGGAGAAGGCCGCCGAGCAGCTGAAGCAGACCATCTACACGCAGGCCTCGCTCTTCACCATGCACTACAGCCTCGCGAAACTGTGGATGCACTGGGGCATCACGCCGGATGCGATGATGGGCCACAGCATCGGCGAGTTCGCCGCGGCCTGCCTGGCCGGCGTGTTCTCGCTGGAGGATGCCGTGAAGCTCGTGGCCAACCGGGGCCGCATGATGCAGGAACTGCCCGGTGGCAGCATGCTCAGCGTGCGCGCGGCGGAAGAGGATGTGGTGAAGAAGCTCCCCGCCGGTTGCAGCATCGCCGCGAACAACGGTCCGCAGCTGTGCGTGGCCAGCGGTCCGCACGAGGCGATCGCCAAGCTGCAAGCTGAACTGGAGAAGGACGGCATCACCTGCAAGCTGCTGGTGACCAGTCATGCGTTCCATAGCCCCATGATGGACGCCATCGTGGAGCCCTACCGCAAGGTGGTGGAGGGCGTGAAGCTCAGTGCCCCGCGCATCCCCATCGTCAGCACGGTGACCGCGGAATGGATGAAGGACGACGAGGCCACCTCGCCGAAGTACTGGAGCGACCACCTGCGCGCCACGGTGCGCTTCGCACAAGCCGTGAAGTTCGCGTGGAGCGATGCCGACCGCGTGATGCTGGAGGTTGGTCCTCGCACGACTGCAACTACGCTCGCTCGTCAGCAGAGCACCGACAACAAGAAGCAAGCGGCTGTTCCATCTCTAGGCGACTCCGCCGGCAACGGCAATGAACTGACGCAACTGCTCAAAGCGGTCGGTGGCCTTTGGCAGAGCGGCGTACTCATCGACTGGAGGAAGTTCTACGAGACCGAGACGCGTCATCGCATCTCAATGCCGACCTACGCATTCGAGCGCATCCGCCACTGGGTGGACCCCGTGACCATGGTGGCCGATGGCGGCCGTGCGATCGCCAGCACGACGATCGAGGCCCCCGTTCCCAACAGTGGTGATGCCAACCTCAGCCCCAAGGAGGCGCTGATCGCGCAGATCAAGCACCTGCTGGAAGAGAGCTCCGGCCTTGAACTGGCGGAGGTCAGCAACGAGGAGACTTTCCTGGAGATGGGCCTCGACTCGCTGTTCCTCACACAGGTGGCGACCTCGTTGAGCAAGAAGTTCGGCGTGAAGATCTCGTTCCGTCAATTGAACGAGGAAGTCCCGAACCTGGACAAACTGGCGGACTACATTCTGCCGCATTGGACGAATACAGGGGCAGGAGCAGGTGCAGGCGCAAAAAGCGCGGGTGTTGCTCCTGCGCCTGCCCCTGCCACCTCTGCCTTCGAAGACGCCCCCGAACTGAAGAAGGTCTTCGGTGCCCAGGCGCGCATCAGCAAGGAGAAGGTGGACGACATGACGCCGCAGCAGCGCGCCTGGTTCGACGCCTTCGTGAAGCGCTACGTGGCGAAGACCGCGAAGAGCAAGGCCTTCACCCAGGAGAACCGCAAGCCGATGGCCGACCCGCGTGTGGTCACCGGCTTCAAGCCGCAGACCAAGGAGCTCATCTACCAAGTGGTCGTGGACAAGAGCGTGGGCTGCCACCTGTGGGACATCGACGGCAACGAGTACGTGGACATCCTGAGCGGCTTCGGCTCCTCGATGTTCGGCTACATGCCCGACTTCATCAAGAAGGCTTGCCATGAGCAGCTGGAGCAAGGCATCGAGATCGGTCCCATGCACCCGCTGGCCGCAGAGGTCTCGAAACTGTTGTGCGAACTCACCGGAGCAGATCGTGCAGCGGTGTGCAACACCGGTTCCGAAGCGGTGCTCGGCGCCATGCGCATGGCCCGCACGGTGACCGGCCGCAGCCTCATCATCTCCTTCAGCGGCAGCTACCACGGCATCAACGACGAGGTGATCATCCGCGGCAGCAAGAGCAAGAAGAGCTATCCCGGTGCGCCCGGCATCATGCCCGAGGCCGTGCAGAACATGCTCGTGCTCGACTACGGTACGCCCGAGAGCCTGGAGATCATCAAGCAGCGCTGCCACGAAGCAGCGGCCGTGCTGGTGGAGCCAGTGCAGAGCCGCCGCATGGAGTTCCGTCCGGTGGACTTCCTCCGCGAGGTGCGCCGCATCACCCAGGAGAACGGCACCGCGCTCATCTTCGACGAGGTGATCACCGGCTTCCGCACGCACCCCAACGGCACCCAGGCGCTCTTCGGCATCCAGGCCGACATCGGCACCTACGGCAAGGTGATCGGCGGCGGCATGCCCGTGGGCGCCATGATCGGCAAGAGCGAATGGATGGACGCCCTCGACGGCGGCCACTGGCAGTATGGCGACGACAGCGTGCCGCCCGCCGGTGTGACCTACTTCGCCGGCACCTTCGTGCGCCACCCGCTGACGCTGGCCGCGATGAAGGCCGCGCTGGTATACATGAAGAACGAAGGCCCGGCTCTGCAGGAGCGCCTCAACACCATCACCGAGGACATGGTGGCCCGCGTGAACGGGCTCTTCGACCAGTACCAGCTCCCCTACCGCTGGGTGAACTTCGGCAGCGCCTTCAAGACGAAGTACGACGAGAGCGTCAACTACACCGAGCTCTTCTTCATGCTGATGCGCTACCACGGCGTGCACGTGCTGGACTTCCCGCACTTCATCACCACCGCGCACACCACGGCGGACATCGAGTTCATCATCAACGCGGTGGAGAAGACCTGCAAGGAGCTGCGTGAGAGCGGCTTCATGCCGGAGCGCACCTATCCGATCCCCACGGTGAACAGCGTGCTGGGCGGACTGATCCGCCCTGCGCATGAGCGCCTCCAGGTGGCCGGGAAGCCGCCGCTACCCGGAGCCCGACTGGGTCGCACACCGAAAGGTGATGCGGCGTGGTTCGTGCCGGACCCTGAGCGACATGGCAAGTACCTGATGATCGAAGAGGACTGA